One Bubalus bubalis isolate 160015118507 breed Murrah chromosome 10, NDDB_SH_1, whole genome shotgun sequence genomic window carries:
- the LOC102406021 gene encoding pre-mRNA-splicing regulator WTAP isoform X1: MTNEEPLPKKVRLSETDFKVMARDELILRWKQYEAYVQALEGKYTDLNSNDVTGLRESEEKLKQQQQESARRENILVMRLATKEQEMQECTTQIQYLKQVQQPSVAQLRSAMVDPAINLLFLKMKSELEQTKDKLEQAQNELSAWKFTPDSQTGKKLMAKCRMLIQENQELGRQLSQGRIAQLEAELALQKKYSEELKSSQDELNDFIIQLDEEVEGMQSTILVLQQQLKETRQQLAQYQQQQSQAPGPSTSRTTSSEPVGQAEATGKDCSRLANGPSNGSSSRQRTSGSGFHREGDTAEDDFPSSPGNGNKASSSSEERTGRGGSSYVNQLSAGYESVDSPTGSENSLTHHSNDTDSSHDPQEEKPVSGKGNRTAASRHVQNGLDSSVNVQGSVL; this comes from the exons ATGACCAACGAAGAACCTCTTCCCAAAAAG GTTCGACTGAGTGAAACAGACTTCAAAGTTATGGCACGAGATGAATTAATTCTAag GTGGAAACAGTATGAAGCCTATGTGCAAGCTTTGGAGGGCAAGTACACAGATCTCAACT CTAATGATGTAACTGGCTTAAGGGAatctgaagaaaaactaaagcagcagcagcaagaatctgCACGCAGGGAAAACATTCTTGTAATGCGACTAGCAACCAAGGAGCAAGAAATGCAAGAGTGTACT ACTCAGATCCAGTACCTCAAGCAAGTCCAGCAGCCTAGCGTTGCACAACTGAGATCAGCAATGGTGGACCCAGCGATCAACTTGTTAttcctaaaaatgaaaagtgaactgGAACAGACTAAAGACAAACTGGAACAAGCCCAAAATGAACTGAGTGCCTGGAAGTTTACGCCTGATAG CCAAACAGGCAAAAAGTTAATGGCGAAGTGTCGAATGCTTATCCAGGAGAATCAAGAGCTTGGAAGGCAGCTGTCCCAGGGACGTATTGCACAACTTGAAGCAGAGTTGGCTTTACAGAAGAAATATAGTGAGGAGCTTAAAAGCAGTCAGGATG AACTGAATGACTTCATCATTCAACTTGACGAAGAAGTAGAGGGTATGCAGAGTACCATTCTAGTTCTTCAGCAACAACTGAAGGAGACGCGCCAGCAGTTGGCTCAGTACCAACAGCAGCAGTCTCAAGCCCCAGGCCCGAGTACCAGCAGGACTACATCTTCTGAGCCTGTAGGACAGGCAGAGGCCACAGGTAAAGACTGCAGTCGTCTGGCCAACGGACCAAGTAATGGCAGTTCCTCCCGGCAGAGGACGTCTGGGTCTGGATTTCACAGGGAGGGGGACACAGCCGAAGATGACTTtccttcttctccagggaatgggAATAAGGCCTCCAGCAGCTCGGAGGAGAGAACTGGCAGAGGAGGTAGTAGTTACGTAAACCAACTCAGTGCGGGGTATGAAAGTGTAGACTCTCCCACGGGCAGTGAAAACTCTCTCACACACCACTCAAATGACACAGACTCCAGTCATGACCCGCAAGAGGAGAAACCCGTGAGTGGGAAAGGTAACCGAACTGCGGCTTCCCGCCACGTTCAGAATGGCTTGGACTCAAGTGTAAATGTACAGGGTTCAgttttgtaa
- the LOC102406021 gene encoding pre-mRNA-splicing regulator WTAP isoform X2, whose product MRLATKEQEMQECTTQIQYLKQVQQPSVAQLRSAMVDPAINLLFLKMKSELEQTKDKLEQAQNELSAWKFTPDSQTGKKLMAKCRMLIQENQELGRQLSQGRIAQLEAELALQKKYSEELKSSQDELNDFIIQLDEEVEGMQSTILVLQQQLKETRQQLAQYQQQQSQAPGPSTSRTTSSEPVGQAEATGKDCSRLANGPSNGSSSRQRTSGSGFHREGDTAEDDFPSSPGNGNKASSSSEERTGRGGSSYVNQLSAGYESVDSPTGSENSLTHHSNDTDSSHDPQEEKPVSGKGNRTAASRHVQNGLDSSVNVQGSVL is encoded by the exons ATGCGACTAGCAACCAAGGAGCAAGAAATGCAAGAGTGTACT ACTCAGATCCAGTACCTCAAGCAAGTCCAGCAGCCTAGCGTTGCACAACTGAGATCAGCAATGGTGGACCCAGCGATCAACTTGTTAttcctaaaaatgaaaagtgaactgGAACAGACTAAAGACAAACTGGAACAAGCCCAAAATGAACTGAGTGCCTGGAAGTTTACGCCTGATAG CCAAACAGGCAAAAAGTTAATGGCGAAGTGTCGAATGCTTATCCAGGAGAATCAAGAGCTTGGAAGGCAGCTGTCCCAGGGACGTATTGCACAACTTGAAGCAGAGTTGGCTTTACAGAAGAAATATAGTGAGGAGCTTAAAAGCAGTCAGGATG AACTGAATGACTTCATCATTCAACTTGACGAAGAAGTAGAGGGTATGCAGAGTACCATTCTAGTTCTTCAGCAACAACTGAAGGAGACGCGCCAGCAGTTGGCTCAGTACCAACAGCAGCAGTCTCAAGCCCCAGGCCCGAGTACCAGCAGGACTACATCTTCTGAGCCTGTAGGACAGGCAGAGGCCACAGGTAAAGACTGCAGTCGTCTGGCCAACGGACCAAGTAATGGCAGTTCCTCCCGGCAGAGGACGTCTGGGTCTGGATTTCACAGGGAGGGGGACACAGCCGAAGATGACTTtccttcttctccagggaatgggAATAAGGCCTCCAGCAGCTCGGAGGAGAGAACTGGCAGAGGAGGTAGTAGTTACGTAAACCAACTCAGTGCGGGGTATGAAAGTGTAGACTCTCCCACGGGCAGTGAAAACTCTCTCACACACCACTCAAATGACACAGACTCCAGTCATGACCCGCAAGAGGAGAAACCCGTGAGTGGGAAAGGTAACCGAACTGCGGCTTCCCGCCACGTTCAGAATGGCTTGGACTCAAGTGTAAATGTACAGGGTTCAgttttgtaa
- the LOC102406021 gene encoding pre-mRNA-splicing regulator WTAP isoform X3, which yields MTNEEPLPKKVRLSETDFKVMARDELILRWKQYEAYVQALEGKYTDLNSNDVTGLRESEEKLKQQQQESARRENILVMRLATKEQEMQECTTQIQYLKQVQQPSVAQLRSAMVDPAINLLFLKMKSELEQTKDKLEQAQNELSAWKFTPDRGLMASDYSEEVATSEKFPF from the exons ATGACCAACGAAGAACCTCTTCCCAAAAAG GTTCGACTGAGTGAAACAGACTTCAAAGTTATGGCACGAGATGAATTAATTCTAag GTGGAAACAGTATGAAGCCTATGTGCAAGCTTTGGAGGGCAAGTACACAGATCTCAACT CTAATGATGTAACTGGCTTAAGGGAatctgaagaaaaactaaagcagcagcagcaagaatctgCACGCAGGGAAAACATTCTTGTAATGCGACTAGCAACCAAGGAGCAAGAAATGCAAGAGTGTACT ACTCAGATCCAGTACCTCAAGCAAGTCCAGCAGCCTAGCGTTGCACAACTGAGATCAGCAATGGTGGACCCAGCGATCAACTTGTTAttcctaaaaatgaaaagtgaactgGAACAGACTAAAGACAAACTGGAACAAGCCCAAAATGAACTGAGTGCCTGGAAGTTTACGCCTGATAG AGGCCTGATGGCGTCGGACTATTCCGAAGAAGTGGCCACCTCCGAAAAATTCCCCTTCTAG
- the LOC102406021 gene encoding pre-mRNA-splicing regulator WTAP isoform X4, translating to MTNEEPLPKKVRLSETDFKVMARDELILRWKQYEAYVQALEGKYTDLNSNDVTGLRESEEKLKQQQQESARRENILVMRLATKEQEMQECTTQIQYLKQVQQPSVAQLRSAMVDPAINLLFLKMKSELEQTKDKLEQAQNELSAWKFTPDR from the exons ATGACCAACGAAGAACCTCTTCCCAAAAAG GTTCGACTGAGTGAAACAGACTTCAAAGTTATGGCACGAGATGAATTAATTCTAag GTGGAAACAGTATGAAGCCTATGTGCAAGCTTTGGAGGGCAAGTACACAGATCTCAACT CTAATGATGTAACTGGCTTAAGGGAatctgaagaaaaactaaagcagcagcagcaagaatctgCACGCAGGGAAAACATTCTTGTAATGCGACTAGCAACCAAGGAGCAAGAAATGCAAGAGTGTACT ACTCAGATCCAGTACCTCAAGCAAGTCCAGCAGCCTAGCGTTGCACAACTGAGATCAGCAATGGTGGACCCAGCGATCAACTTGTTAttcctaaaaatgaaaagtgaactgGAACAGACTAAAGACAAACTGGAACAAGCCCAAAATGAACTGAGTGCCTGGAAGTTTACGCCTGATAGGTAA